The following proteins are co-located in the Neodiprion virginianus isolate iyNeoVirg1 chromosome 6, iyNeoVirg1.1, whole genome shotgun sequence genome:
- the LOC124307585 gene encoding probable dolichyl pyrophosphate Glc1Man9GlcNAc2 alpha-1,3-glucosyltransferase isoform X2, translated as MLSRKKNEESVKTVEPSEKEAKENTAAVEDPSNRSSRSFWFLCALIACVKLLLSPTYHSTDFEVHRNWLAITHSLPIKEWYVNAKSEWTLDYPPFFAWFEYFLSNFAKSVDPKMLNVNNLGYASVATKIFQRSTVIVTDFVYAYGVKELSQTLHQDEKSFATLIVLTLCNVGLLIVDHIHFQYNGFLLGVLMLSLSKVTRISKEVITRLFPFKRGLVHAYWAANAWALYTGCDKVLSIIWKQFGWSTASGAASMTAGLVQENVYAVLPTPTPVATFVITFTMMLPSLWVLFIRNSHKTPQHFIRCVVLCGLTSFMFGWHVHEKAILTAIIPLCALATIDAGDAKIFIILSAAGHTALLPLLHQIIFAPLRILLLLTYTSITIISLFNLHNKSLLSNYEWLYMSWLPFLPVYENVLHKLLFGDRLPFLPLALTSLYCAVGVTYSWLYLNITFFRDGKYTTETAVTLDGSKKKIKVL; from the exons ATGTTGTCGCGGAAAAAGAACGAAGAATCTGTAAAAACTGTCGAACCTTCGGAAAAAGAGGCAAAGGAAAATACGGCAGCAGTGGAAGATCCTTCTAACAGATCAAGTCGGTCCTTTTGGTTTCTCTGCGCCTTGATAGCATGTGTCAAACTTCTTCTATCTCCCACATA TCACTCGACGGACTTTGAAGTGCACCGAAATTGGCTTGCAATAACTCACAGCTTGCCAATTAAAGAATGGTATGTCAATGCAAAATCCGAGTGGACCTTGGACTACCCGCCTTTTTTTGCCTGGTTCGAATACTTTCTCAGTAATTTTGCGAAGTCTGTTGATCCGAAAATGCTGAATGTGAACAATCTTGGGTATGCGTCTGTGgcaacaaaaatatttcaacgttCGACTGTAATTGTTACGGACTTTGTATATGCATATGGTGTTAAAGA ACTAAGCCAAACGCTTCACCAGGATGAAAAAAGCTTTGCCACGTTGATAGTTTTAACTTTGTGCAACGTTGGACTACTGATCGTTGATCACATTCATTTCCAGTACAATGGATTTCTGCTCGGTGTGCTTATGTTGTCTTTGTCCAAAGTTACCAGGATTTCGAAGGAG GTAATAACAAGATTGTTTCCGTTCAAAAGGGGCTTAGTCCACGCTTACTGGGCAGCTAATGCTTGGGCCCTTTACACAGGATGTGATAAAGTACTGTCAATAATTTGGAAGCAATTTGGTTGGTCGACAGCATCTGGTGCAGCCTCAATGACTGCTGGATTGGTTCAGGAGAACGTTTATGCTGTTCTACCTACTCCCACTCCTGTTGCAACTTTTGTAATAACGTTCACAATGATGCTT CCTAGCTTATGGGTCTTGTTTATTCGAAACAGTCACAAAACGCCACAGCATTTTATAAGGTGTGTCGTTCTGTGCGGTCTAACATCGTTCATGTTTGGCTGGCATGTACATGAAAAAGCTATACTGACTGCGATTATTCCGTTATG TGCCTTGGCAACAATCGATGCAGGTGAtgccaaaatttttattattctgaGTGCAGCAGGACATACGGCTCTTCTACCGCTACTTCACCAAATTATCTTTGCTCCATTACGAATATTGCTGCTTCTAACGTATACAAGCATCACTATAATAAGTCTCTTCAATCTGCATAATAAATCGTTGCTGAGTAATTACGAATGGCTCTATATGAGTTGGCTGCCATTTCTGCCAGTGTACGAAAACGTGCTGCACAAACTGCTGTTCGGTGATCGTCTACCATTCCTCCCCCTAGCCCTCACCTCGCTCTACTGTGCCGTCGGTGTTACTTACTCCTGGCTGTATTTAAACATAACATTTTTCCGAGATGGTAAATACACGACGGAAACTGCAGTGACACTGGATGGGAGTAAAAAGAAGATCAAAGTTTTGTAG
- the LOC124307586 gene encoding synembryn-A — MIQNMGVVKFDIFSGSSDELTQNLSQFIAEHETQRNFTELNENNLRNRIWTQLFDTLNNEEYKSTHQLCLSALRLLSRDKTDIDELVTESRIATLLRFAYLDTNLDNENVASNSETVVETLKVLCNLIYNSQQARTLVIQTSSCLSQTVQRLSKQRSELTHEGRLFHLRLLFLVTALCINTRSKVKTELNAEVHLIEMLEETSEQLRNRPQSVLKVNDHAIACEVLKVLFNLYIRAEDEQTEEEKNEKLVSILYELLICETIENQDELISHAVNLLTVVPINSYSTLIPPVQSDNVKLVYHNMDMRAVSTLLKFLNKRLDSETDLTENISPIATVLIRLARAQRLARKYIRLQILPPLKDVMKRPEEGITLRAKLCKQLTNPQTDLRDLVAELIFILCKESVARMVKYTGYGNAAGMFANKGLLGGRQPKTNYSSESEDSDTDEYIKYKEQINPITGCYESPKPNPLEGMSEERKEYEAVQLANLMDKLTREGIVQPCRIGEDGKPKPIEHVLELQNDSK; from the exons ATGATACAGAACATGGGAGTtgtgaaatttgatattttctcTGGGAGTTCCGATGAACTAACTCAAAATTTGAGTCAATTCATTGCTGag CATGAAACACAGAGGAATTTTACCGAgcttaatgaaaataatctgaGAAACAGAATTTGGACACAGTTATTCGATACCCTCAATAACGAGGAGTATAAGTCAACACATCAATTGTGTCTAAGTGCACTCAGATTGCTCAG CCGAGATAAAACTGACATTGATGAGTTGGTGACAGAATCAAGAATAGCAACTCTATTAAGATTTGCCTACTTAGACACTAACCTTGACAATGAAAATGTTGCTTCCAATTCCGAAA CTGTCGTGGAAACTTTAAAAGTGCTATGTAATTTGATATACAACAGTCAACAGGCAAGGACCCTTGTGATACAAACATCATCTTGCCTCTCCCAAACAGTTCAACGATTGAGCAAGCAAAGAAGCGAACTGACACACGAAGGCAGACTGTTTCACCTTAGACTactttttctagttactgcTCTATGTATAAATACTAGAAGTAAAGTTAAAACTGAATTGAACGCAGAAGTCCATCTTATTGAGATGCTGGAAGAAACTTCTGAGCAGCTTAGAAATAGGCCACAATCTGTTCTCAAG GTCAATGATCATGCTATTGCCTGTGAAgttttgaaagttttattcAACCTTTACATACGAGCCGAAGATGAACAGacggaagaggaaaagaatgaaaaattagtatCTATTTTGTACGAGCTACTGATATGCGAAACTATTGAAAATCAGGATGAACTCATATC GCATGCTGTGAATTTGTTAACAGTAGTACCAATAAATTCGTATAGCACATTAATTCCACCCGTGCAGAGCGATAATGTGAAACTAGTCTATCACAACATGGATATGAGGGCAGTTTCTACgctattgaaatttttgaacaaacgTCTAGATTCTGAAACTGATCTGACAGAAAATATCTCACCAATTGCTACGGTTCTAATAAGACTCGCCAGAGCTCAACGGTTGGCTCGAAAGTACATTCGATTACAG ATACTTCCACCATTGAAAGATGTTATGAAACGACCTGAGGAAGGTATAACACTTAGAGCAAAGTTGTGTAAGCAATTAACTAATCCACAAACAGACCTCAGAGATTTAGTGGCAGAGCTGATTTTTATACTTTGCAAAGAAAGTG TTGCTAGAATGGTAAAATACACGGGGTACGGAAATGCAGCTGGCATGTTCGCAAATAAAGGACTTCTCGGCGGTCGTCAAccaaaaacaaattattcatCCGAATCAGAGGACAGTGACACAGATGAATACATTAAATACAAGGAACA AATTAATCCAATAACTGGCTGTTACGAAAGTCCAAAGCCTAATCCTTTGGAAGGAATGAGTGAGGAACGAAAGGAATATGAGGCTGTTCAGCTTGCTAATCTAATGGATAAATTGACGAG ggAAGGAATTGTACAGCCATGTCGAATTGGAGAAGATGGCAAACCAAAGCCGATAGAACATGTTTTAGAGTTACAGAACGATTCTAAATAA
- the LOC124307585 gene encoding probable dolichyl pyrophosphate Glc1Man9GlcNAc2 alpha-1,3-glucosyltransferase isoform X1 — protein sequence MLSRKKNEESVKTVEPSEKEAKENTAAVEDPSNRSSRSFWFLCALIACVKLLLSPTYHSTDFEVHRNWLAITHSLPIKEWYVNAKSEWTLDYPPFFAWFEYFLSNFAKSVDPKMLNVNNLGYASVATKIFQRSTVIVTDFVYAYGVKELSQTLHQDEKSFATLIVLTLCNVGLLIVDHIHFQYNGFLLGVLMLSLSKVTRISKESQVLQGAFWFTVLLNLKHIYVYVAPAFIVWLLRMYCFKNRQCLVRILILGSIVILTTTLSFGPFISQLPQVITRLFPFKRGLVHAYWAANAWALYTGCDKVLSIIWKQFGWSTASGAASMTAGLVQENVYAVLPTPTPVATFVITFTMMLPSLWVLFIRNSHKTPQHFIRCVVLCGLTSFMFGWHVHEKAILTAIIPLCALATIDAGDAKIFIILSAAGHTALLPLLHQIIFAPLRILLLLTYTSITIISLFNLHNKSLLSNYEWLYMSWLPFLPVYENVLHKLLFGDRLPFLPLALTSLYCAVGVTYSWLYLNITFFRDGKYTTETAVTLDGSKKKIKVL from the exons ATGTTGTCGCGGAAAAAGAACGAAGAATCTGTAAAAACTGTCGAACCTTCGGAAAAAGAGGCAAAGGAAAATACGGCAGCAGTGGAAGATCCTTCTAACAGATCAAGTCGGTCCTTTTGGTTTCTCTGCGCCTTGATAGCATGTGTCAAACTTCTTCTATCTCCCACATA TCACTCGACGGACTTTGAAGTGCACCGAAATTGGCTTGCAATAACTCACAGCTTGCCAATTAAAGAATGGTATGTCAATGCAAAATCCGAGTGGACCTTGGACTACCCGCCTTTTTTTGCCTGGTTCGAATACTTTCTCAGTAATTTTGCGAAGTCTGTTGATCCGAAAATGCTGAATGTGAACAATCTTGGGTATGCGTCTGTGgcaacaaaaatatttcaacgttCGACTGTAATTGTTACGGACTTTGTATATGCATATGGTGTTAAAGA ACTAAGCCAAACGCTTCACCAGGATGAAAAAAGCTTTGCCACGTTGATAGTTTTAACTTTGTGCAACGTTGGACTACTGATCGTTGATCACATTCATTTCCAGTACAATGGATTTCTGCTCGGTGTGCTTATGTTGTCTTTGTCCAAAGTTACCAGGATTTCGAAGGAG AGCCAGGTTCTTCAGGGAGCATTCTGGTTTACTGTTCTCCTCAATTTAAaacacatatacgtatatgtagcTCCAGCATTCATTGTGTGGTTGCTGAGAATGTACTGTTTCAAAAATAGACAATGTCTAGTTAGAATTTTAATACTTGGAAGTATCGTTATTCTAACTACAACATTGTCCTTTGGGCCATTCATAAGTCAATTACCAcag GTAATAACAAGATTGTTTCCGTTCAAAAGGGGCTTAGTCCACGCTTACTGGGCAGCTAATGCTTGGGCCCTTTACACAGGATGTGATAAAGTACTGTCAATAATTTGGAAGCAATTTGGTTGGTCGACAGCATCTGGTGCAGCCTCAATGACTGCTGGATTGGTTCAGGAGAACGTTTATGCTGTTCTACCTACTCCCACTCCTGTTGCAACTTTTGTAATAACGTTCACAATGATGCTT CCTAGCTTATGGGTCTTGTTTATTCGAAACAGTCACAAAACGCCACAGCATTTTATAAGGTGTGTCGTTCTGTGCGGTCTAACATCGTTCATGTTTGGCTGGCATGTACATGAAAAAGCTATACTGACTGCGATTATTCCGTTATG TGCCTTGGCAACAATCGATGCAGGTGAtgccaaaatttttattattctgaGTGCAGCAGGACATACGGCTCTTCTACCGCTACTTCACCAAATTATCTTTGCTCCATTACGAATATTGCTGCTTCTAACGTATACAAGCATCACTATAATAAGTCTCTTCAATCTGCATAATAAATCGTTGCTGAGTAATTACGAATGGCTCTATATGAGTTGGCTGCCATTTCTGCCAGTGTACGAAAACGTGCTGCACAAACTGCTGTTCGGTGATCGTCTACCATTCCTCCCCCTAGCCCTCACCTCGCTCTACTGTGCCGTCGGTGTTACTTACTCCTGGCTGTATTTAAACATAACATTTTTCCGAGATGGTAAATACACGACGGAAACTGCAGTGACACTGGATGGGAGTAAAAAGAAGATCAAAGTTTTGTAG